In Primulina eburnea isolate SZY01 chromosome 14, ASM2296580v1, whole genome shotgun sequence, the following proteins share a genomic window:
- the LOC140812899 gene encoding large ribosomal subunit protein uL14mz produces MAASNSSRLFKVGRSILGGLGNNSLGASRPLCDMTCMDFLSQQQRTFIQMRTNLKVVDNSGAKRVMCIQALKGKKGARLGDTIIASVKEANMGGKVKKGEVHYAVVVRAAMQRARCDGSEVKFDDNAVVLINKQGEPIGTRVFGPVPHELRKKKHIKILSLAEHIA; encoded by the exons ATGGCTGCATCTAATTCCTCTAGACTGTTTAAAG TTGGTCGATCGATACTAGGTGGCCTCGGAAACAATTCTCTTGGGGCAAGCAGACCATTATGTGATATGACATGCATGGATTTTTTATCTCAG CAACAAAGAACATTCATACAGATGAGGACCAATCTCAAAGTAGTCGACAATTCAGGTGCAAAAAGGGTGATGTGCATTCAGGCGCTGAAGGGAAAGAAAGGGGCAAGACTGGGAGACACAATTATTGCATCGGTTAAGGAAGCCAATATGGGTGGGAAAGTGAAGAAGGGCGAGGTTCACTATGCAGTTGTAGTACGTGCTGCAATGCAACGAGCTCGATGTGACGGGAGTGAAGTCAAATTCGATGACAACGCTGTGGTACTTATTAACAAGCAAGGTGAGCCAATAGGAACAAGAGTGTTTGGCCCAGTTCCTCATGAATTGAGGAAAAAGAAGCATATCAAGATTCTCAGTCTTGCTGAGCATATCGCGTAA